The following are encoded in a window of Camelus bactrianus isolate YW-2024 breed Bactrian camel chromosome 31, ASM4877302v1, whole genome shotgun sequence genomic DNA:
- the GADD45G gene encoding growth arrest and DNA damage-inducible protein GADD45 gamma produces MTLEEVRGQDTVPESTARMQGAGKALHELLLSAQRQGCLTAGVYESAKVLNVDPDNVTFCVLAADEEDEGDIALQIHFTLIQAFCCENDIDIVRVGDVQRLAAIVGAGDEAGAPGDLHCILISNPNEDAWKDPALEKLSLFCEESRSVNDWVPSITLPE; encoded by the exons ATGACTCTGGAAGAAGTCCGCGGCCAGGATACGGTTCCAGAAAGCACTGCCAG GATGCAGGGCGCCGGGAAAGCGCTGCACGAGCTGCTGCTGTCGGCGCAGCGCCAGGGCTGCCTCACCGCCGGCGTCTACGAGTCAGCCAAAGTCCTGAACGT GGACCCCGACAACGTGACCTTCTGCGTGCTGGCCGCCGACGAGGAGGACGAGGGCGACATCGCGCTGCAGATCCACTTCACTCTGATCCAGGCGTTTTGCTGCGAGAACGACATCGACATCGTGCGCGTGGGCGACGTGCAGCGGCTGGCTGCGATCGTGGGCGCCGGCGACGAGGCGGGCGCGCCGGGGGACCTGCACTGCATCCTCATCTCG AACCCCAATGAGGACGCGTGGAAGGACCCTGCCTTGGAGAAGCTCAGCCTGTTCTGCGAGGAGAGTCGCAGCGTCAACGACTGGGTGCCCAGTATCACCCTCCCGGAGTGA